In Spinacia oleracea cultivar Varoflay chromosome 5, BTI_SOV_V1, whole genome shotgun sequence, a single window of DNA contains:
- the LOC130461485 gene encoding protein FAR1-RELATED SEQUENCE 9-like, with the protein MINTFKLEKDDWFNRLYGLKEKWCTALSKDFFSAGILSSQRSESTNHAVGFKANKSTTLTEFYSIFQATINRWRKTKEKDDFDCTRGIPTSELSMSAILKQAANVYTITLFCDFEEEFKLSVASSTMFKGSVGRTVFFEVWIEGITDRYITTRWTRYAKKQICERVDTIKREKGEINNFTGWRLHMIRRYYNLILKGHKIAKARKFIEEKFKTDNKAVDEIIKKEEERKAKEEAAKIAEQEKAKAEAQRQTQDEESTNSEITIVLDPDRANTKGKILTI; encoded by the exons ATGATCAACACTTTTAAGCTGGAAAAAGATGACTGGTTCAACAGATTGTATGGTCTTAAAGAAAAATGGTGTACagctttaagtaaagattttttttctgCCGGTATACTTTCTTCACAAAGAAGTGAAAGTACAAACCATGCTGTTGGATTTAAAGCAAATAAAAGTACAACATTAACAGAGTTCTATAGTATTTTTCAAGCTACAATAAATCGATGGagaaaaaccaaagaaaaaGACGACTTTGACTGTACAAGGGGAATACCTACTTCAGAGCTAAGTATGAGTGCTATATTAAAACAGGCAGCAAATGTATACACGATAACACTTTTCTGTGATTTTGAAGAAGAGTTCAAGCTTTCTGTGGCAAGTAGTACAATGTTCAAGGGAAGTGTTGGAAGAACAGTGTTTTTTGAAGTGTGGATAGAAGGAATAACAG ATCGTTACATAACAACAAGATGGACTAGATATGCAAAGAAACAGATATGTGAAAGGGTTGATACAATAAAAAGGGAGAAAGGTGAAATCAACAATTTTACTGGTTGGAGATTACATATGATCagaag ATACTATAACTTAATTTTGAAAGGGCATAAGATAGCAAAGGCCAGAAAATTTATCGAGGAGAAGTTTAAAACGGATAATAAAGCAGTTgatgaaataataaaaaaggaagaagaaaggaaggcaaaagaagaagcTGCCAAGATAGCAGAACAAGAAAAGGCAAAAGCTGAAGCACAACGACAAACACAAGACGAAGAATCAACTAATTCTGAAATAACAATTGTGCTTGATCCTGATCGTGCTAATACTAAAGGAAAGA ttttgacaatatag
- the LOC110778810 gene encoding protein FAR1-RELATED SEQUENCE 5-like produces the protein MEDDLIDLNIDLNRAIEDKLYNYDENLENHREVYGVEDEDEGTSQQVMVANQCIEEGSIIHSIDTNHSIFENPNNEQEENIDKELDGSLIGEVRKTTDEIYDLYCKHAAIIGFSVRKGKNRYKEGTTIVNGKYFYCSAAGIRDPLKNKELKNEDDQSDAKKKERRKRVMITRTKCEDQIFAKKNENGDFEIEKHVVVHNHPLTREISNYLHRSERQMTKPKKEAIEAMSECGLRPMESYRYMSTETGGDDCVGHTMIDHLNYCYKLKMKQIDGKDSQTLVNKLYDIQSIDPEFFFRVRLNAEGKVECLFWRDSMMTEDYKIYGDVLVFYTTFRTNKYNLICAPFVGINNHWKNTMFACAFIGDETTESFVWVFETFLKAMGGKHPISIFTDQDAAIAAGIEQVFPSSRHRLCLWHLSKNANSRFALLKSDKNFKNAFYKCLSGCITPILKKLGNL, from the exons ATGGAGGACGATTTAATCGATTTGAATATCGATTTAAATCGCGCAATAGAAGATAAATTGTATAATTATGACG aaaatttagAGAATCATAGAGAAGTATATGgcgttgaagatgaagatgaaggcaCATCTCAGCAAGTTATGGTTGCAAATCAATGTATTGAAGAAG gttCAATAATACATTCAATTGATACAAACCACAGCATCTTTGAAAATCCAAATAATGAGCAGGAAGAAAACATTGATAAAGAATTAGATGGCAGTTTAATTGGAGAAGTAAGGAAAACAACCGATGAGATTTATGATCTATATTGCAAACATGCTGCTATTATTGGTTTTAGTGTACGAAAAGGGAAGAatagatataaagaaggaaccaCAATTGTTAATGGAAAATACTTCTACTGCTCTGCTGCTGGAATAAGAGACCCTCTTAAAAACAAAGAACTCAAAAATGAAGATGATCAATCAGAtgcaaagaagaaagaaaggagaaaGAGGGTTATGATAACAAGAACAAAATGTGAAGATCAAATATTTGCAAAGAAGAATGAAAATGgagattttgaaatagaaaagcaTGTAGTGGTACATAATCACCCATTGACAAGAGAAATAAGTAATTATCTCCACCGATCGGAACGACAAATGACAAAACCTAAAAAAGAAGCTATTGAGGCAATGTCAGAATGTGGTCTAAGACCAATGGAGTCTTATAGGTATATGTCAACAGAAACTGGCGGAGACGACTGTGTAGGTCATACGATGATTGATCATCTAAACTACTGCTACAagttaaaaatgaagcaaattgATGGCAAGGATTCACAAACACTAGTGAACAAACTGTATGACATACAATCAATAGATCCCGAGTTCTTTTTCAGAGTAAGACTCAATGCTGAAGGAAAAGTTGAGTGCCTATTTTGGAGGGATTCTATGATGACAGAAGATTACAAAATATATGGAGATGTTCTAGTTTTTTATACTACATTCAGAACCAATAAGTACAATCTCATATGTGCTCCATTTGTTGGTATCAATAACCATTGGAAAAACACAATGTTTGCTTGTGCTTTCATTGGGGATGAAACCACAGAATCTTTTGTTTGGGTGTTTGAAACTTTTCTGAAGGCTATGGGAGGAAAGCACCCTATATCAATTTTCACTGATCAAGATGCAGCTATTGCTGCTGGAATAGAACAG GTTTTTCCTTCTTCAAGACACAGGTTATGCTTGTGGCACTTGAGTAAAAATGCAAACAGTAGGTTTGCTTTATTGAAGTCTgataaaaacttcaaaaacgCATTCTACAAGTGTTTAAGTGGGTGTATAACACCGATTTTGAAGAAACTTGGAAATCTATGA